From one Vannielia litorea genomic stretch:
- the hemC gene encoding hydroxymethylbilane synthase, producing the protein MTKTLKIGTRGSPLALAQAHETRARLMAAHGLPDEAFEIVIISTTGDRVQNRALREIGGKGLFTKEIEEAMLSGEIDIAVHSSKDMPVEQPQGLVLDCFLEREDPRDAFVTLDGKPFSALPQGAVVGTSSLRRKAQLLAKRPDVQVVEFRGNVQTRMRKLADGVAEATFLAQAGLNRLNAQHISCQAVAPEDMLPAIAQGVIGIERRADDAEADRLLAPLRHVETHTRVAAERALLAGLDGSCETPIAGLATLDGNTLTLRGEILRTDGSEVLTGSRTGLAEDAAEMGASLAEELLAQTTDDFFDWK; encoded by the coding sequence ATGACCAAGACGCTCAAGATCGGCACCCGCGGCAGCCCGCTGGCCCTCGCTCAGGCCCATGAAACCCGCGCGCGGCTTATGGCGGCCCACGGGCTTCCGGATGAAGCCTTTGAAATCGTGATCATTTCCACCACCGGCGACCGGGTCCAAAACCGCGCGCTGCGGGAGATCGGCGGCAAGGGGCTGTTCACCAAGGAGATCGAGGAGGCGATGCTTTCGGGCGAGATCGACATTGCCGTGCATTCCTCCAAGGATATGCCCGTCGAACAGCCGCAAGGTCTTGTGCTGGATTGCTTTCTTGAGCGTGAAGACCCGCGCGATGCCTTTGTCACGCTGGACGGCAAGCCATTCTCGGCCCTGCCGCAGGGCGCCGTGGTGGGCACCTCCTCGCTGCGCCGTAAGGCGCAGCTTCTTGCCAAACGGCCCGATGTGCAGGTGGTGGAGTTTCGCGGCAACGTGCAGACCCGGATGCGCAAGCTCGCCGATGGCGTGGCCGAGGCGACCTTTCTCGCCCAGGCGGGCCTCAACCGGCTGAACGCGCAACACATTTCCTGCCAGGCGGTCGCGCCGGAGGATATGCTTCCGGCCATCGCGCAGGGGGTGATCGGCATCGAGCGCCGGGCGGATGATGCCGAGGCCGACAGGCTGCTCGCGCCCCTCCGCCACGTCGAGACCCACACCCGCGTTGCCGCCGAACGCGCCCTTCTGGCCGGGCTGGATGGCTCCTGCGAAACCCCGATTGCTGGGCTTGCCACGCTGGACGGCAATACCCTGACGTTGCGGGGAGAAATCCTGCGCACCGATGGGTCCGAAGTGCTCACCGGCTCCCGCACCGGCCTGGCCGAGGATGCCGCCGAAATGGGGGCGAGCCTTGCCGAAGAGTTGCTCGCGCAGACCACGGATGATTTCTTCGACTGGAAGTAG
- the hemE gene encoding uroporphyrinogen decarboxylase, with product MAENKSILKALAGETQPTPPIWMMRQAGRYLPEYKATRAEAGDFLSLCYNSDLATEVTLQPIRRYGFDAAILFADILLIPQALGQKLWFVTGEGPRLEPIGLRKDYEALKNGDEVHEHLAPIYRTVGNLSGQLPEETTLIGFAGAPWTVATYMIAGRGTPDQGPAHDLKTKDVALFNAIIERVTWATIEYLNRQIEAGAEVVKIFDSWAGSLTGDDFDNYSVDPIKKIIAGVKAKHPDTPIIAFPRGAKERYIGFHKATGADCVALDDGVTPEWAAEHVQPDGCVQGNLKSSHMVTGGQALVDETRRIVEAFSHGPHIFNLGHGITPDADPENVQLMIDTVRGG from the coding sequence ATGGCCGAAAACAAGAGCATTCTCAAAGCCTTGGCAGGCGAGACCCAACCCACCCCGCCGATCTGGATGATGCGGCAGGCGGGCCGCTACCTGCCGGAATACAAGGCCACCCGCGCCGAGGCGGGCGATTTCCTGTCGCTCTGTTACAACTCCGATCTGGCCACCGAGGTCACGCTGCAACCGATCCGGCGCTACGGCTTTGACGCGGCCATCCTCTTTGCCGATATCCTTCTGATCCCGCAGGCGCTGGGACAGAAACTTTGGTTCGTCACCGGCGAAGGCCCGCGGCTGGAACCGATTGGACTGCGAAAAGATTACGAAGCCCTGAAGAACGGGGACGAGGTGCATGAACACCTTGCGCCGATCTACCGGACGGTGGGCAACCTGAGTGGCCAACTGCCTGAAGAGACTACGCTTATCGGCTTCGCGGGCGCCCCTTGGACGGTGGCGACCTACATGATCGCGGGCCGCGGCACGCCCGATCAGGGGCCGGCGCATGACCTGAAAACCAAGGATGTGGCGCTGTTCAACGCGATTATCGAGCGGGTGACCTGGGCCACGATCGAATACCTCAACCGCCAGATCGAGGCCGGGGCCGAGGTGGTGAAGATCTTCGACAGTTGGGCGGGCAGCCTGACCGGCGATGACTTTGACAACTACAGCGTTGATCCGATTAAGAAAATCATCGCAGGCGTGAAGGCCAAACATCCCGACACCCCGATCATCGCCTTCCCCCGCGGGGCGAAGGAGCGCTACATCGGCTTTCACAAGGCCACCGGCGCGGATTGCGTGGCGCTGGATGACGGGGTGACGCCCGAATGGGCCGCGGAGCATGTGCAGCCGGACGGTTGCGTGCAGGGGAATCTCAAATCTTCCCATATGGTTACGGGCGGTCAGGCGCTGGTCGACGAGACCCGCCGGATCGTGGAGGCTTTCAGCCACGGGCCCCATATTTTCAACCTCGGGCATGGCATCACCCCCGATGCAGACCCGGAAAATGTGCAGCTGATGATCGACACCGTCCGCGGCGGTTAA
- the holA gene encoding DNA polymerase III subunit delta, producing MKLSTRDANAFFAKPTPGPGILISGADAMRVALKRQDLLKALVGPSGEEEMRLSRLSGADLRGDPAALLDAIRGASFFPGPRAVHVEGATDGLTDLFATALTEWQEGDGMVVATAGSLKASSKLRKLFEKDPRARFVAIYDDPPSAGEIKDRLTAAGLADVEHSAMEALVALASHIDPGDLRQFIEKLALYKIGDSTPLSEAEVDLLAPATTEAGVDELLNAAAEARRHQIGPLMARLEGQGVNPTTLCIMAGMHFRTLHAAAAHPGGPAQGIGSLRPPVFGPRRDRMIRQAQAWGLDRLERALALLLDTDLALRSAGQTAPQMAQVERAMIRLAMMPR from the coding sequence TTTCGGGCGCCGATGCAATGCGGGTCGCGCTGAAACGGCAAGACCTGCTGAAGGCCCTCGTCGGCCCGAGCGGCGAGGAGGAGATGCGCCTCTCCCGCCTTTCCGGCGCCGATCTGCGCGGCGACCCGGCGGCGCTGCTCGATGCGATCCGGGGCGCGAGCTTCTTTCCCGGCCCGCGCGCCGTCCATGTCGAGGGCGCGACCGACGGGCTGACGGACCTCTTTGCCACCGCGCTCACCGAGTGGCAGGAGGGCGACGGCATGGTGGTGGCCACCGCCGGCAGCCTCAAGGCCTCCAGCAAACTGCGGAAACTCTTCGAGAAAGACCCGCGCGCCCGCTTCGTTGCCATTTACGACGACCCGCCGAGCGCAGGCGAGATCAAGGACAGGCTCACCGCCGCCGGCCTCGCCGACGTCGAGCATTCCGCGATGGAGGCGCTGGTGGCGCTGGCCTCGCATATCGACCCGGGCGATCTGCGGCAGTTCATCGAGAAGCTGGCGCTCTACAAGATCGGCGATTCCACCCCGCTGTCGGAGGCCGAGGTCGATCTGCTGGCCCCCGCCACCACAGAGGCCGGGGTGGATGAGTTGCTAAACGCCGCCGCCGAGGCCCGGCGTCACCAGATCGGCCCGCTGATGGCCCGGCTGGAAGGGCAGGGTGTGAACCCGACCACGCTCTGCATCATGGCGGGCATGCATTTTCGCACCCTCCACGCCGCCGCTGCCCACCCCGGCGGCCCGGCGCAGGGCATCGGCAGCCTGCGCCCGCCGGTCTTTGGCCCGCGGCGTGACAGAATGATCCGTCAGGCGCAGGCCTGGGGCCTCGACCGGCTGGAGCGGGCGCTTGCGCTACTGCTCGATACCGACCTCGCCCTGCGCTCCGCCGGGCAGACCGCCCCGCAGATGGCGCAGGTGGAGCGGGCGATGATCCGCCTCGCGATGATGCCCCGCTAG
- a CDS encoding arylesterase, translated as MRAPFVSFRYGARLLALKVLTTFFLVSVASAQPVVVAALGDSLTAGYGLPQEEGFVPVMEDWLQAQGAEVELRNAGVSGDTTAGGLSRVDWTLTDDVDALIVELGGNDLLRGIDPAVSRGNLDGILKAADARDLPILLVGMTATGNYGPDYKAAFDAMYPELAEQYGALLYPNFFAALTALEDQAAARREHMQGDGIHPSASGVRLVVEDMGPRVLELLERVN; from the coding sequence ATGCGGGCGCCTTTTGTTTCATTCCGATATGGGGCCAGGTTGCTGGCGCTCAAGGTTTTAACGACATTCTTTCTGGTTTCCGTCGCCTCGGCCCAGCCTGTTGTGGTCGCCGCCTTGGGAGACAGCCTGACAGCGGGTTACGGCCTGCCGCAGGAGGAGGGCTTCGTTCCGGTGATGGAAGACTGGTTGCAGGCGCAGGGCGCGGAGGTGGAACTGCGAAACGCCGGCGTGAGCGGAGACACCACGGCGGGCGGGCTCAGCCGGGTGGACTGGACGCTCACCGATGATGTGGATGCGCTCATCGTGGAGCTGGGCGGCAATGATCTGCTGCGCGGCATCGACCCGGCGGTAAGCCGCGGGAATCTCGACGGTATTCTGAAGGCGGCTGATGCGCGTGACCTGCCGATCCTGCTGGTGGGGATGACCGCGACCGGCAATTACGGGCCCGATTACAAGGCCGCCTTCGATGCGATGTATCCCGAACTGGCAGAGCAATACGGCGCCCTGCTCTACCCCAACTTCTTCGCTGCCCTGACCGCGCTGGAAGACCAGGCGGCGGCGCGGCGGGAGCATATGCAGGGGGACGGCATTCACCCCTCGGCCAGCGGGGTGCGGCTTGTGGTCGAAGACATGGGGCCGCGGGTTTTGGAGCTGCTGGAACGGGTCAACTAG
- a CDS encoding tryptophan halogenase family protein translates to MGQPIREVTIVGGGTAGWMTALLLQSMLKGGENGVRITLIESPNIPTVGVGEATVPGMPRTLRQGGIDERAFFRTCNASFKLGVVFGHWNEDAEGKRVDYINPFAHPPAIDGVSAAEYALQFGTGGLDFVQTFSPSVDLAAAAKGPRGPGEMPGPPVGFAYHLDAGKFAGMLKEHCVARGVRHVLDDLVEVELDECGYVAALMLERGGRHPVELVIDCTGFRGLIINQALGEPFESYGKYLANDRAMAVQVPHREPERLDSVTKSTALGAGWAWRVPLFNRIGTGYVFSSAHRTDEEAREEFLAHLGPDGEGAEPRVIPMRVGRNRNAWVKNCVAVGLSGGFIEPLESTAIHMIDTAVRWLVQYFPDTDYAEPLRGRFNHLVDELYNEVRDFICLHYALGNRTDDQYWIDAREELEVPDTLAENLELWQYGLPAHNDIRFVSLFSPMTYQAVLLGKRVYETGFGKGKFSTGRTLDPAKWEAFVKRARAGIGAQVQAAAGHRALLRAIRGEAGAVAENGLLPGLGGGAGAAKVGGEAAIL, encoded by the coding sequence ATGGGGCAACCGATCCGCGAGGTGACGATCGTTGGCGGGGGCACCGCCGGATGGATGACGGCGCTTTTGCTGCAATCCATGCTGAAGGGCGGCGAGAACGGGGTGCGGATCACCCTGATCGAAAGCCCCAACATCCCCACGGTCGGCGTGGGCGAGGCCACGGTGCCCGGCATGCCCCGGACCCTGCGCCAAGGCGGGATCGACGAGCGCGCCTTCTTCCGGACCTGCAACGCCAGCTTCAAGCTCGGGGTCGTCTTTGGCCATTGGAACGAGGATGCCGAGGGCAAGCGGGTCGATTACATCAACCCCTTCGCCCATCCGCCCGCGATCGACGGGGTTTCGGCGGCGGAATATGCCCTGCAATTCGGCACCGGGGGCCTCGACTTCGTACAAACCTTCTCGCCCTCGGTGGATCTTGCCGCCGCCGCCAAGGGGCCGCGCGGGCCGGGCGAGATGCCGGGGCCGCCGGTGGGCTTTGCCTACCACCTCGACGCGGGCAAATTCGCCGGGATGCTGAAGGAGCATTGCGTGGCGCGCGGGGTGCGGCATGTGCTGGACGATCTGGTGGAGGTAGAGCTGGACGAGTGCGGCTACGTGGCGGCGCTGATGCTGGAGCGCGGCGGGCGGCATCCTGTTGAACTGGTGATCGACTGCACCGGCTTTCGCGGCCTCATCATCAACCAGGCGCTCGGGGAGCCCTTCGAGAGTTACGGCAAGTATCTGGCCAACGACCGGGCGATGGCGGTGCAGGTGCCGCACCGGGAGCCGGAGCGGCTGGATTCGGTGACGAAGAGCACCGCTTTGGGCGCGGGCTGGGCGTGGCGCGTGCCGCTCTTCAACCGCATCGGCACGGGCTACGTGTTTTCTTCCGCGCACCGGACGGATGAGGAGGCGCGGGAGGAGTTTCTGGCGCATCTGGGGCCGGATGGCGAGGGCGCCGAGCCTCGGGTGATCCCGATGCGGGTGGGGCGCAACCGGAACGCATGGGTGAAGAACTGCGTGGCCGTGGGCCTCTCGGGCGGGTTCATCGAGCCGTTGGAATCGACCGCGATCCATATGATCGACACCGCCGTACGCTGGCTGGTGCAATACTTCCCCGACACCGATTATGCCGAGCCGCTGCGAGGGCGGTTCAACCACCTCGTGGACGAGCTTTACAACGAGGTGCGCGACTTCATCTGCCTGCATTACGCGCTCGGCAACCGGACGGACGACCAATACTGGATCGACGCGCGGGAGGAGCTGGAGGTGCCCGACACGCTCGCGGAGAACCTCGAGCTTTGGCAATACGGGCTGCCGGCGCATAACGACATCCGCTTCGTCTCGCTGTTCAGCCCGATGACCTATCAGGCGGTGCTGCTGGGCAAGCGGGTTTACGAGACGGGGTTCGGGAAGGGCAAGTTCTCGACCGGGCGCACGCTCGATCCGGCGAAATGGGAAGCCTTCGTGAAACGCGCCCGCGCCGGGATCGGGGCGCAGGTGCAGGCGGCGGCAGGGCACCGGGCGCTGCTGCGGGCGATCCGCGGCGAGGCGGGCGCCGTGGCCGAGAACGGGCTGTTGCCGGGGCTTGGCGGCGGGGCCGGGGCTGCGAAGGTTGGCGGCGAGGCGGCGATCTTGTGA
- a CDS encoding esterase-like activity of phytase family protein encodes MHRTLLTSALALAAATGAAQAEMVFNRIASFPVIKNMAEGEDTARESSPEIIDVTADGMTLVYTDSPLGVLGRVDITDPAAPKPLGNIELNGEPTSVAVIGTTAFTGINTSESYVAPSGRLAAIDVTSGEELASCDLGGQPDSVAKAPDGSFIAVAIENERDEDLNDGVIPQMPAGFVVKIALADGTLDCDSLQQIALIGLADVAGDDPEPEFVDINALGEIVVTMQENNHIAVIGADNTVTAHFSAGAVDLDGIDATDERGALLFTESQKGRKREPDAVKWIDDQHFATANEGDYEGGSRGWTIFSKTGEVVYESGTSFEHELIKIGHYPDKRSDAKGVEPESVTFAEFGGTPMIFVGSERGSVVGVYDATDPANPVLTQLLPSGIGPEGYVTIPSRNLLVSANETDLIEDGGARAHVMLYEYAEGEASYPQLTSEGMAELTGWGAISGMVAEGDSTVWAVSDSFYGYQPRIFKIDVSSKPARIVEAIDITRAGYPAQKLDLEGITLDGEGGFWLASEGRTDRVIPHALYHVNAQGEIEEEVGLPAELMAVEKRFGFEGITLVDGTLWMAVQREWADDPKNTVKLVAYTPESGAWGAVRYTKEEPATGWVGLSEITAHGDHVYLVERDNQHDDRAVTKKITRVSLSQMQPAPLGGDLPMVSKEDVRDLLPDLKAGGGYVLDKVEGLAIFSDGTAWVSTDNDGVDDHSGETMFFTVGQLGTGY; translated from the coding sequence ATGCACCGCACGCTTCTGACCTCGGCGCTCGCGCTGGCCGCCGCAACCGGCGCCGCTCAGGCCGAGATGGTCTTCAACCGCATCGCCTCCTTCCCGGTCATCAAGAACATGGCCGAAGGCGAAGACACCGCCCGCGAAAGCTCGCCCGAGATCATCGACGTGACCGCCGATGGCATGACGCTGGTTTACACCGACAGCCCGCTCGGCGTGCTGGGCCGGGTCGACATCACCGATCCCGCCGCGCCCAAGCCTCTGGGCAATATCGAGTTGAATGGCGAGCCAACCTCGGTGGCCGTGATCGGCACCACCGCCTTCACCGGGATCAACACCTCCGAGAGCTACGTGGCCCCCTCCGGCCGCCTCGCCGCGATTGACGTGACCTCGGGCGAAGAGCTGGCCAGCTGCGACCTCGGCGGCCAGCCCGACTCGGTCGCCAAGGCGCCCGATGGCAGCTTCATCGCCGTGGCCATCGAGAATGAGCGCGACGAAGACCTGAACGATGGCGTCATCCCGCAAATGCCCGCCGGTTTCGTGGTCAAGATCGCCCTCGCGGATGGCACCCTTGATTGCGACAGCCTCCAGCAAATCGCGCTGATCGGCCTCGCCGATGTGGCGGGCGATGACCCGGAGCCGGAGTTTGTCGACATCAACGCGCTGGGCGAGATCGTCGTGACGATGCAGGAGAACAACCACATCGCCGTCATCGGCGCCGACAACACCGTCACCGCCCATTTCTCCGCCGGTGCGGTGGATCTCGATGGCATCGACGCCACCGACGAGCGCGGCGCGCTGCTCTTCACCGAGAGCCAGAAGGGCCGCAAGCGCGAGCCCGACGCGGTGAAGTGGATCGACGATCAGCACTTCGCCACCGCCAACGAGGGCGACTATGAAGGCGGCTCGCGTGGCTGGACGATCTTCAGCAAGACCGGCGAAGTGGTCTACGAGAGCGGCACCAGCTTTGAGCACGAACTCATCAAGATCGGCCACTACCCCGACAAGCGCTCCGATGCCAAAGGCGTCGAGCCGGAGTCCGTGACCTTTGCCGAGTTTGGCGGCACCCCGATGATCTTCGTCGGCTCCGAGCGCGGTTCCGTCGTCGGCGTCTATGACGCGACCGACCCGGCCAACCCCGTGCTCACCCAGCTCCTGCCCTCGGGCATCGGGCCGGAGGGCTACGTGACCATCCCCTCCCGCAACCTGCTGGTCTCGGCCAACGAGACCGACCTGATCGAGGACGGCGGCGCACGCGCCCACGTGATGCTCTATGAGTATGCCGAGGGCGAGGCGAGCTACCCGCAGCTGACCTCCGAAGGCATGGCCGAACTCACCGGCTGGGGCGCGATCTCGGGCATGGTGGCCGAGGGAGACAGCACCGTCTGGGCGGTGTCCGACAGCTTCTATGGTTACCAGCCGCGCATCTTCAAGATCGACGTGAGCAGCAAGCCTGCCCGGATCGTGGAGGCCATTGACATCACCCGCGCCGGCTACCCCGCGCAAAAGCTCGACCTCGAAGGTATCACCCTTGATGGCGAGGGCGGTTTCTGGCTCGCCTCCGAGGGCCGGACCGACCGGGTGATCCCTCATGCGCTCTACCACGTGAACGCGCAAGGCGAGATCGAGGAAGAGGTGGGCCTGCCCGCCGAGCTGATGGCGGTTGAAAAGCGCTTCGGCTTCGAGGGCATCACGCTGGTCGATGGCACGCTCTGGATGGCCGTGCAGCGTGAATGGGCCGACGATCCCAAGAACACCGTGAAGCTGGTGGCCTACACCCCCGAGAGCGGCGCGTGGGGCGCAGTGCGCTACACCAAGGAAGAGCCCGCCACCGGCTGGGTCGGCCTGTCGGAAATCACCGCCCACGGCGATCACGTCTACCTCGTGGAGCGTGACAACCAGCACGACGACCGCGCCGTGACCAAGAAGATCACCCGCGTCTCCCTCAGCCAGATGCAGCCCGCCCCGCTCGGTGGCGACCTGCCGATGGTGAGCAAGGAAGACGTGCGCGACCTGCTGCCCGACCTCAAGGCAGGCGGCGGCTACGTGCTCGACAAGGTCGAGGGGCTGGCGATCTTCTCCGATGGCACCGCATGGGTGAGCACCGACAATGACGGCGTAGATGACCACTCCGGCGAGACGATGTTCTTCACCGTCGGCCAACTCGGCACCGGCTACTGA
- a CDS encoding ABC transporter ATP-binding protein, with protein MTDPILSLNDVTFTLDGNAGKVNILKGISLDVAKGETLGLIGPSGSGKSSLLMLMGGLDTATSGSVTALGHDLTAMGEDALARFRLKHMGVVFQSFHLIGTMTALENVATPLELAGVTDAYERAEAELAAVGLGDRAHHYPSQMSGGEQQRVALARAIAPRPDILLADEPTGNLDAATGDAVTDLLFDLSEKHGATLVLVTHSRTLAARCGRVVRLADGVISPEQQAEAAE; from the coding sequence ATGACCGATCCGATCCTGTCCCTGAACGATGTCACCTTCACGCTCGACGGCAATGCCGGAAAGGTCAACATCCTCAAGGGAATAAGCCTCGATGTCGCAAAGGGCGAAACGCTGGGGCTGATCGGGCCGTCTGGCTCTGGCAAAAGCTCTCTCCTCATGCTCATGGGCGGGCTTGATACTGCGACCTCCGGTTCCGTCACCGCGCTCGGGCACGATCTGACGGCAATGGGGGAGGACGCATTGGCCCGCTTCCGCCTCAAGCATATGGGGGTGGTGTTCCAGTCCTTCCACCTTATCGGCACGATGACGGCGCTGGAAAACGTGGCCACGCCGCTTGAATTGGCGGGAGTGACCGATGCTTACGAGCGTGCCGAGGCCGAGCTGGCGGCAGTCGGGCTGGGCGACCGGGCGCATCACTATCCCAGCCAGATGTCGGGCGGTGAGCAGCAGCGGGTGGCACTGGCCCGCGCCATCGCCCCGCGCCCCGATATCCTGCTGGCCGACGAGCCCACCGGCAACCTCGATGCGGCCACGGGCGATGCGGTGACTGACCTGCTCTTTGACCTCTCCGAGAAACACGGCGCGACGCTGGTGCTCGTCACCCACTCCCGTACCCTTGCGGCCCGCTGCGGGCGGGTGGTGCGGCTCGCCGATGGCGTGATTTCTCCGGAGCAGCAGGCCGAGGCCGCCGAATGA
- a CDS encoding PAAR-like domain-containing protein, giving the protein MPDEEEEEELQMSSSNLDDAAKGKTDTIIITSGKQGGRKVKGHDLPGALMQAGVKKDWQGTLLIAFPDVCKTPAPGGPVPIPYPNLAAGGPKQGKKVKVEQSLRQAGYKGIRVQTMGDAAGTAKGLVGAKAFSHGFTPFSFDVKAEGKGAMRLIGHEVTHAIQQSSHVPHGSPGKAK; this is encoded by the coding sequence ATGCCGGACGAAGAGGAAGAAGAGGAGCTGCAAATGAGCAGCTCGAACCTTGATGACGCCGCCAAGGGAAAGACCGATACCATCATCATAACCTCCGGCAAGCAGGGCGGCCGCAAGGTGAAGGGCCATGACCTGCCCGGCGCGCTGATGCAGGCCGGGGTGAAGAAGGACTGGCAAGGCACCCTGCTCATCGCCTTCCCCGATGTGTGCAAGACCCCCGCACCGGGCGGGCCGGTGCCGATCCCCTACCCCAACCTTGCCGCTGGCGGGCCGAAGCAGGGCAAGAAGGTGAAGGTGGAGCAGTCGCTGCGTCAGGCGGGCTACAAGGGCATCCGGGTGCAGACGATGGGCGATGCGGCGGGCACGGCCAAGGGGCTCGTCGGGGCCAAGGCATTTTCGCACGGCTTCACACCGTTCTCCTTCGACGTGAAGGCCGAGGGCAAAGGCGCGATGCGGCTGATCGGCCACGAGGTGACCCATGCGATCCAGCAGAGCAGCCACGTGCCGCACGGAAGCCCCGGCAAGGCCAAGTGA